DNA from Salvelinus namaycush isolate Seneca chromosome 14, SaNama_1.0, whole genome shotgun sequence:
TCTTTTCCCCATTCTACGCTTGACAAGCAGTTCCCTTATTCCACCACTTGGCACTGTGTGTATGCATGGTCATGGCTGTGCATAACTTTACACACACTCTCAAAGAAAACGTTAATATTGATAAATCACACTTTGTATGGAAATTATTCCACGCATGGTTTATGCACAGATTTGTGCCtaattgataaatgaggcccagGCCTTGTGATGTTTCTCAGGAGGTTTGAAataaaggagaaaaaaaatacagatttttttttgtgatctgaaaatgttggatcttaatttgaaccagtttgctacagcaggaaaataatcataCAGCTACAAGAAATGTTAatttattatgtggattataataaattaACATTTTTCGTAGGCGTTGATACAtctttcattagggcaaatcaattCTGACTTTTAAAGTacaaattacaaactttagaagccttcataaaccttgaatacactgcAAGTTTGCATTTTcatttctcagcaacaaaagaatgatcaaattaagatcctacatccgtAATGCTATCACCTCTAAAAGGGTTGCAAAATTACTGTAACTTTTCCAGGATTCCCAGTTGGAAGAATGAAGGAAATAGGCAAGAAATCTAAACTCTTCCAACCAAGATTTCTGGAAATTCTGTTAATGGAAATTTGCCATGCTAAACGGTCCTAACACGCTAATCACTAAAATAATCACAGTGTCTTGTTTAATGTTCCAAGGTTGTGCTTTCGCATGCATCTTTTTATCggctgaggaggaagaggaggaggaagatgatgaggaggaggaatgggggaggaggatgagaaagagaagGGGGTGAGAGTTAGGAGTTAGGAGTCGGGGTGAGGTGGAGGTGAGAAGGAAGAGGGAATTTGGGGAAgcagagggaagaagagggaatTTGGGGAAgcagagggaagaagagggagtgTGGGGAagcagaggggagaagagggagtgtggggaagcagagggaaggagaagaggagtgtggggaagcagagggaaggagaagaggagtgtGGGGAAgcagagggaagaagagggagtgtggggaagcagagggaaggagaagaggagtgtGGGGAAGCAGAGAGAAGAAGAGTGAGTGTGAGGaagcagaggaaaggagaggaaaggagaggaagagtgtGGGGAAGCATAGGGAGGGAGAGTAGGAGTGTGGGGaatcagagggagggagaggaggagtgtggggaagcagagggaaggagaagaggagtgtGGGGAAGCAGAGAAAAGAAGAGTGAGTGTGGGGaagcagaggaaaggagaggaggagaggaggagtgtggggaagcagagggaaggagaaggagtGTGGGgaagcagagggaaggagaggaggataaggaaggaggctgaggagatgaggaggaaggaggaTGAGAAGGGTGAGGAGCGGGAATGAGGGGGTAATGAGAGTTAGGAGCGGGAGAGGGGGTTGGAGGGTAAGGGGAGTGAGAGTTAGGGAGGGAGGGGTTGACTGATTCCCAATGCTAACTGACAAGCTGTGGGTGTGGAGGACTGGAGCTCTGGCATCGTGACTGAAACGCTAATCAGACCAGCCAGCCGTTGTGTGTGTCTCAGGCCTGTCTGATGGGGTTCATTTAGAGCTGTTGAATGCAGAGTTGCAGCCCTGCTAGTGAGGTGTGCTCTCTGCTCCCTCACATCCCTGGCAAGGCAAAGGTAGCAAGGTTTTCATTTAATGTATGGTTTGATGCATAGCCTGGTAACTCTTCAGTTTAATGTATGGTTTGATGCTTAGccactaacatcaaggcggtgacccgttcctgtaggttcatgctctacaacattcgcagagtacgaccctgcctcacacaggaagcggcgcaggtcctaatccaggcacttgtcatctcccgtctggactactgcaactcgctgttggctgggctccctgcctgtgccattaaacccctacaactcatccagaacgccgcagcccgtctggtgttcaaccttcccaagttctctcacgtcaccccgctcctccgctctctccactggcttccagttgaagctcgcatccgctacaagaccatggtgcttgcctacggagctgtgaggggaacggcacctccgtaccttcaggctctgatcaggccctacacccaaacaagggcactgcgttcatccacctctggcctgctcgcctccctacctctgaggaagtacagctcccgctcagcccagtcaaaactgttcgctgctctggcaccccaatggtggaacaaactcccccacgacgccaggtcagcggagtcaatcaccaccttccggaaacaactgaaacaccacctctttaaggaatacctaggataggataaagtaatccttctaacccccccctcccccttaaaagagttagatgcactattgtaaagtggttgttccactggatatcataaggtgaatgcaccaacttgtaagtcgctctggataagagcgtctgctaaatgacttaaatgtaaaatgtaatgtaaaatgtaacgctttaaaaaaaaagatttgtcacatgcgctgtagaccttacagtgaaatgcttacttacaagccgttAACCAACAATGAAGTTAAAGAAATAGACTTtaatttactaaataaactaaggtAAAAAAATTCaattaaaagtaacacaaaaaaataacaataatgaggctatatacaaggggtactggtacttagtcagtgtgcgggggtacaggttagtcgaggggtaacgtgactatgcatagataataaacagcgagtagcagcagtggaaAAACAAAGGAGGTGAGGGGGttatcaatgtaaatagtccgggtggccatttgattaattgttcagcagtcttatggcttgggggtcgaAGCTGttattaaggagccttttggtcctagacttggcgctacaGTACCACTTGAcatgaggtagcagagagaacagtctatgacttgggtgactggagtctttgacaattttttggtccttcctctgacacagtgtagtatataggtcctggatggcaggaagcttggccccagggatgtactgggccgtacgcactaccctttgtagcaattgccttacggtcagatgccgagcagatgccataccaggtggtatgcaaccagtcaggatgctgtagatgatctggggacccatgccaaatcttttcagtctcctgaggggcaaaaggcgttgtcgtgccctcttcacgactatcttggtgtgtttggaccatgatagtttgttggtgatgtgcacaccaaggaacttgaaactctcgacccgctccactacagccctgtcgatgtgaatgggccCTCCTTTTCCAATagttcacgatcatctcctttgtcttgctcatgttgagggagaggttgttgtcctggcaccacactgccaggtctctgacctcctccctataggctgtctcatcattgtcagtgatcaggcctatcactgttttgtcgtcagcaaacttaagatggtgttggagtcatgcttggccatgcagtcgtgtgTGAACAGAGTACAGGCGGGGACTGAGCACCCCTGAGTGGCCCATGtttttattattgttttattgaaactttatttaaccaggcaagtcagttaagaacaaattattatttacaatgatggcctacaccgtcCAAACCCGGAtgtcgctgggccaattgtgcgccggcagtgttgaggatcagcgtggcagatgtgttgttgcctacctttaccAGATGGACGGCGGCCCATCAGGaggtccaggatctagttgcagagggaggtgtttagttccatgatccatagcttagtgatgagctttgtgggcactatggtgttgaacgctgagttgtagtcaatgaacagcattctcacataggtgttccttttgcccaggtgagaaagggcagtgtggagtatgATTAAGATTgtgttatctgtggatctgttggggtggtatgtgaattggagtgggtctagggtttccgggatgatagtgttgatgtgaaccatgaccagcctttcaaaatacttaatggctaccgacgtgagtggtcattttggcaggttaccttcactttcttgggcacagggaccatgGCAGTCTGCTtggaacatgtaggtattacagactcggtcagggagaggttgaaaatgtcagtgaagacttgcctgttggtctgcacatgctctgagaacacctggtaatccgtctggccccacggctttgtgaatgttgacctgtttaaatttcttgctcacatcagctacggagagcttGATCGAACAGTTGTCtgaaacagctggtgctctcatgcatgcttcagtgttgcttgcctcgaagcgagcatgaaaggcatttagcccatctggtaggctcgcgtcactgggcagctcgtggctaggtttccctttgtagtccgtaatattttgcaagccctgccatatcagacgagcgtcagagccagtgtggtaggattcaatcttagtcctgtattgat
Protein-coding regions in this window:
- the LOC120059537 gene encoding uncharacterized protein LOC120059537 codes for the protein MRRKEDEKATNIKAVTRSCRFMLYNIRRVRPCLTQEAAQVLIQALVISRLDYCNSLLAGLPACAIKPLQLIQNAAARLVFNLPKFSHVTPLLRSLHWLPVEARIRYKTMVLAYGAVRGTAPPYLQALIRPYTQTRALRSSTSGLLASLPLRKYSSRSAQSKLFAALAPQWWNKLPHDARSAESITTFRKQLKHHLFKEYLG